A genome region from Microbacterium sp. CGR2 includes the following:
- a CDS encoding cupin domain-containing protein, protein MPEPVDVTTADHYIWGEVSDGWRLLDSPGLSVIEERVPAGAGEEWHVHDTATQFFYVLEGTAQMQTAEGAVDLAARQGVEIPSGLAHRFFNPGPAGTRFLVISTPNTRGDRRPVDLAV, encoded by the coding sequence ATGCCCGAACCTGTCGATGTCACCACCGCTGATCACTACATCTGGGGCGAGGTATCCGATGGGTGGCGACTGCTCGACAGCCCCGGGCTGTCCGTGATCGAGGAGCGAGTGCCGGCCGGCGCCGGTGAAGAGTGGCATGTGCACGACACGGCGACGCAGTTCTTCTACGTGCTCGAGGGAACCGCTCAGATGCAGACTGCCGAGGGCGCGGTCGACTTAGCCGCCCGACAGGGCGTCGAGATTCCGTCCGGCCTCGCACACCGCTTCTTCAACCCCGGGCCCGCGGGAACGCGGTTTCTGGTGATCAGCACTCCGAATACCCGAGGAGACCGACGTCCCGTCGACCTCGCGGTTTGA
- a CDS encoding TetR/AcrR family transcriptional regulator — protein MAAAEQLFVERGHAATLEQIAAAAGVSKGGLLYHFATKEELRAAVCREVVDRLWSVVHQLVEEPDRGGGVLLSAYVRALTGDSAEAARIFAPSALAPLFNETPAAIDVLRDDADRWRRAFDSDGVEQRRSLVIRHSAEGAATAAAEGYIDAKELHLIRLELLTMIETAVHRGESVS, from the coding sequence GTGGCGGCGGCTGAGCAGCTGTTCGTCGAACGCGGACATGCGGCGACCCTTGAGCAGATCGCCGCCGCCGCCGGGGTCTCCAAAGGCGGCCTGCTCTATCACTTCGCCACCAAGGAAGAGCTTCGCGCCGCCGTCTGCCGGGAGGTGGTCGACCGTCTCTGGAGTGTGGTTCACCAGCTGGTCGAGGAGCCCGACCGAGGTGGTGGCGTGCTGTTGTCCGCGTACGTCCGCGCGCTCACCGGCGACAGCGCTGAGGCGGCGCGAATCTTCGCCCCCAGCGCGCTCGCGCCACTTTTCAACGAGACGCCCGCTGCGATCGACGTGCTTCGCGATGATGCAGACAGGTGGCGCCGCGCCTTCGACAGTGACGGGGTCGAGCAACGCCGATCGCTCGTGATCCGCCACAGTGCAGAAGGCGCTGCGACCGCGGCCGCGGAGGGCTACATCGACGCAAAGGAACTGCACCTCATCCGGCTCGAGCTTCTCACGATGATCGAAACGGCCGTCCACCGGGGCGAATCCGTTTCATGA
- a CDS encoding TetR/AcrR family transcriptional regulator, producing the protein MPKIVDYEKRREELATALLEVLARDGIEGVSVRSVAAHAGWTRGVISHYFSDRDELLLYAYRLALQREHAAVESHEGDPVAALIALLVRALPIDETSSLDYRIFLGLLGRLADRPDLAASLATDHAEYEATVLKAVRLAIETGAIRSALPPESLAHMLSVYVDGLTVGCAINPEQISPANLEEKIASFIRALTQASAATH; encoded by the coding sequence GTGCCAAAGATCGTGGACTACGAAAAACGACGCGAAGAGCTGGCTACAGCTCTGCTCGAGGTCCTCGCGCGGGACGGGATCGAAGGCGTCTCCGTCAGGAGCGTTGCCGCACACGCCGGCTGGACTCGCGGGGTCATATCGCACTACTTCTCAGACCGTGACGAGCTGCTGCTGTACGCCTACCGACTCGCCCTGCAGCGTGAGCATGCCGCAGTCGAGAGCCACGAAGGTGATCCGGTCGCCGCGCTCATCGCCCTTCTCGTCCGCGCCCTCCCCATCGACGAAACGAGCTCACTCGACTACCGCATATTCCTCGGTCTGCTCGGCCGCCTGGCTGATCGACCCGACCTCGCCGCCTCACTTGCGACGGATCACGCCGAATACGAAGCGACGGTCCTCAAGGCCGTTCGTCTGGCCATCGAGACCGGCGCGATCCGCAGCGCACTTCCCCCTGAGTCGCTCGCACACATGCTCTCCGTTTACGTCGACGGCCTCACAGTCGGATGCGCCATCAACCCAGAGCAGATCTCCCCGGCAAACCTCGAAGAGAAGATCGCCTCTTTCATCCGCGCACTGACGCAAGCGAGTGCGGCCACCCACTGA
- a CDS encoding NAD(P)/FAD-dependent oxidoreductase — MTRTVIVGAGAAGLTCAKQLRQLDETRAITVLDKDRDVPYERPPLSKALSGTGAVSGGTEELKGAGIDVVFGTALGANVRDRLLHTSGGDLSYDELVLAPGSRPHRPAWVSDEVHALHSLQDSRRLRQAVAAASSAVVVGGGFVGAELAASLVSAGVQTTFVFREDALFRNRLGEAASDLLNRLHTDAGVTLIPNGTVADVHAGQPAHIHLTDGTTLRADLVVAGIGSHPDTAWLSDSGLLADDATIRTDACLHTSASGVMAAGDSVSWIGFDGSVMRSAHWTTARSHGRHIAVDLAAGTRTPFLEPPYFWSMQHGSLLQGIGHVDPQISDIEVTAGSGPKPGLLARYLVDGELVGAVAINHPQGFMAARADVEQHAASTPIR, encoded by the coding sequence ATGACCAGGACGGTCATCGTCGGGGCAGGTGCCGCTGGCCTCACCTGCGCCAAGCAACTCCGACAGCTTGACGAAACCCGCGCGATCACCGTGCTGGACAAGGACCGCGATGTCCCGTACGAGCGCCCTCCGCTGTCCAAAGCGCTGAGCGGCACCGGAGCCGTCAGCGGCGGCACGGAGGAGCTCAAGGGCGCGGGCATCGACGTCGTGTTCGGCACCGCGCTCGGCGCGAACGTCCGAGACCGGCTATTGCACACCAGCGGAGGCGACCTCAGCTACGACGAGCTCGTGCTTGCTCCGGGATCGCGCCCACACCGGCCCGCGTGGGTCTCCGATGAGGTCCATGCCCTGCACTCGCTGCAGGACAGTCGTCGTCTGCGGCAGGCGGTGGCCGCCGCGAGCTCGGCCGTTGTCGTCGGCGGCGGGTTCGTCGGGGCAGAACTGGCGGCGTCGCTGGTGAGCGCGGGCGTACAGACCACATTCGTGTTCCGTGAAGACGCCCTGTTCCGCAACCGCCTCGGAGAAGCCGCTTCGGATCTCCTCAACCGCCTCCACACCGACGCCGGCGTGACGCTCATCCCCAACGGGACGGTCGCAGACGTTCACGCCGGACAACCCGCCCACATCCACCTCACGGACGGGACGACCCTCCGCGCCGATCTGGTCGTCGCGGGAATCGGCTCCCACCCCGACACAGCGTGGCTCAGCGACAGCGGATTGCTCGCTGACGATGCCACGATCCGTACTGACGCCTGCCTGCACACGTCCGCTTCAGGCGTGATGGCCGCAGGGGACAGTGTCAGTTGGATCGGGTTCGACGGCTCCGTGATGCGATCGGCACACTGGACCACGGCGCGGTCGCATGGCCGTCATATCGCGGTCGACCTCGCCGCCGGAACCCGCACACCGTTCCTCGAACCGCCGTATTTCTGGTCGATGCAGCACGGCAGCCTGCTGCAGGGAATCGGGCACGTCGACCCGCAGATCTCTGACATCGAGGTGACCGCGGGGTCCGGGCCCAAGCCCGGGCTTCTTGCCCGCTATCTCGTCGACGGCGAACTCGTCGGTGCCGTCGCCATCAATCACCCCCAAGGCTTCATGGCCGCCCGGGCCGACGTCGAACAGCACGCCGCGTCCACTCCTATCCGCTGA
- a CDS encoding ferredoxin — MPTLNPNTQGCIGAGICTNTAPTVFDLDDSGLVRLRTVDVDPADVEATDAAIAICPAQALAWAQS, encoded by the coding sequence ATGCCTACTCTCAATCCCAATACACAAGGCTGCATCGGCGCGGGAATCTGCACGAACACCGCACCGACCGTGTTCGACCTCGACGACAGCGGCCTCGTGCGGCTGCGTACCGTCGATGTGGATCCCGCGGACGTGGAAGCCACGGACGCCGCCATCGCGATCTGCCCGGCGCAAGCGCTGGCATGGGCTCAGAGCTAG
- a CDS encoding amidohydrolase — translation MASSPLDVVFRGSYWTAGMASPVTGAVAVAGEVMIAVAHTPAAIDELTSSAGEVIDVGEGLLLPGFQDAHVHPVMAGVHMQECTLHALDTAEQFLDEIARYASTHPDRPWVTGAGWTFAAFPDGGPRREVLASICRDRPAALVVRDEHAVWVNTAALDLAGITSATPDPVGGRIERDRSGAPTGVLHEAAMALLEGVKPTPTPSDLDTALIAAQRTLHAHGVTGWQDALVGSFGDIADVYDTYRRAAAEGRLTARVNGALFYDPALGTGQIPGMVAKREAASGLFTTRTVKIMQDGIPENHTAAMHAPYLDVTGLPTDIVGDSLIAPDVLLEVVDELQAAGFDMHFHTMGDRALTEVLDALETASQSKLFRHQIAHLQSVRPDDIPRFAPLNVTANIQALWAAHGQQMDHLCIPLIGAERADQQFPFADLTRAGARLSAGSDWPVSDPSPINAIHVAVNRVAPGCGPDAPVFIERQRLSLAEALTAYTAGGAYVNRWDRTGSISPGMLADLTILDRDPFATPPLDLHTISPVSTYVGGSRVWTAPEH, via the coding sequence ATGGCTTCGTCGCCCCTCGATGTCGTGTTTCGCGGTTCCTACTGGACCGCGGGGATGGCTTCGCCGGTGACGGGCGCCGTCGCCGTCGCGGGCGAGGTGATGATCGCGGTCGCGCACACGCCAGCTGCGATCGACGAACTCACCTCCTCTGCGGGAGAAGTCATCGACGTCGGCGAAGGGCTCCTTCTGCCCGGCTTCCAGGACGCGCACGTCCACCCCGTGATGGCGGGCGTACACATGCAGGAATGCACCTTGCATGCCTTGGATACTGCGGAGCAGTTCCTCGACGAGATCGCTAGGTACGCGAGCACCCATCCAGACCGACCATGGGTGACGGGGGCCGGATGGACCTTCGCAGCCTTCCCTGACGGTGGCCCTCGCAGAGAAGTTCTGGCCTCCATCTGCCGCGACCGTCCCGCCGCGCTGGTGGTGCGCGACGAGCATGCCGTGTGGGTGAACACCGCCGCCCTCGACCTAGCCGGCATCACCTCCGCCACGCCGGACCCGGTCGGAGGACGCATCGAACGAGACCGGTCCGGCGCTCCCACCGGAGTGCTGCACGAGGCTGCGATGGCGCTGCTCGAAGGCGTGAAGCCGACGCCGACGCCCTCGGATCTCGACACCGCCCTGATCGCAGCGCAGCGAACTCTGCACGCACACGGCGTCACTGGCTGGCAGGACGCGCTCGTCGGGAGTTTCGGGGACATTGCGGACGTCTATGACACCTACCGGCGCGCTGCAGCCGAGGGCCGCCTCACGGCTCGCGTAAACGGTGCCCTGTTCTACGATCCGGCACTCGGTACCGGTCAGATCCCTGGGATGGTTGCGAAAAGGGAAGCGGCCTCAGGACTCTTCACCACGCGCACGGTTAAGATCATGCAGGACGGCATCCCCGAGAATCACACGGCCGCCATGCACGCCCCTTATCTCGATGTCACCGGGCTTCCCACCGATATCGTGGGCGACTCCCTCATCGCTCCGGACGTCCTCCTCGAGGTCGTCGATGAGCTGCAGGCTGCCGGGTTCGACATGCACTTCCACACCATGGGCGACCGGGCGCTCACAGAGGTGCTCGATGCGCTCGAGACAGCGTCCCAGTCAAAGCTGTTCCGTCACCAGATCGCTCACCTGCAATCCGTGCGACCGGATGACATTCCGCGATTCGCCCCACTGAACGTCACCGCGAACATCCAGGCGCTGTGGGCCGCTCACGGACAGCAGATGGACCACCTGTGCATCCCGCTCATCGGAGCGGAACGGGCCGACCAGCAGTTCCCCTTCGCCGACCTCACCCGGGCGGGAGCCAGGCTCTCAGCAGGGAGTGACTGGCCCGTCAGCGACCCCTCGCCGATCAACGCCATTCATGTCGCTGTCAACCGCGTCGCACCGGGGTGTGGACCTGACGCGCCGGTCTTCATCGAGCGGCAGAGGCTCTCCCTTGCCGAGGCGCTTACCGCCTACACCGCAGGAGGGGCGTACGTGAATCGTTGGGATCGGACCGGCTCGATCTCACCGGGAATGCTCGCTGACCTCACCATTCTCGACCGCGACCCGTTCGCCACTCCGCCGCTCGACCTGCATACGATCTCTCCCGTGTCGACCTACGTGGGTGGCAGCCGGGTGTGGACCGCCCCGGAGCACTGA
- a CDS encoding APC family permease encodes MTQADSPVPVVTLKSGVLTAGGIALIVVAAAAPLSLIAGYGPIGFLVGGIGAPAGFLVAGVVLAMFVVGILAMTRFVAKPGTFYAYIGEGLGPAAGTAAAALAITAYLTINIGGMGIVSATTRDLILVSTGIDVPWWVLGLIITALIWYVCRRGIDVGVKVLVLLLVAEVGILVVIAFAVLARTGPAELSFASFEPSNVFTPGMAAAALVWFGAYFGIESTTIYRAEAKNPARTIPRATVISLVFLAVFYCFVAWAIAQAFSVPDLAAAIGENPTALIYIIGDYYLGPWAGLTAQALLVTSSIASGIAYFNAVSRYGHSMGSDGILPRLAMRVHHKYRSPSFGNVQGLVTAAFVLIFGLLGLDPYLQLTVWFSSPGTLGLICLMALASIAVAVFFARPRPDITTARRVLFSVIAAIAAALLIGVLVMMILNIELLTGAGGTLNTIVVLTPAVVFVAAFIGSLTRRRSRRSVESEPSAQTVEYVEGV; translated from the coding sequence ATGACTCAAGCAGATTCCCCTGTCCCCGTCGTCACCCTCAAGTCAGGGGTGCTGACCGCCGGCGGCATCGCCCTCATCGTCGTTGCGGCCGCCGCGCCGCTCAGCCTCATCGCCGGATACGGCCCGATCGGGTTCCTCGTCGGTGGCATCGGTGCCCCCGCAGGGTTCCTCGTCGCCGGGGTTGTCCTGGCCATGTTCGTCGTCGGCATCCTCGCGATGACCCGCTTCGTCGCCAAACCCGGCACGTTCTACGCCTACATCGGCGAAGGACTTGGACCGGCGGCCGGAACCGCTGCGGCCGCATTGGCCATCACCGCGTATCTCACCATCAACATCGGCGGGATGGGCATCGTCAGTGCGACCACACGAGATCTCATCCTTGTCAGCACCGGTATCGACGTTCCCTGGTGGGTTCTCGGCCTCATCATCACGGCACTGATCTGGTACGTCTGCCGTCGTGGCATCGACGTCGGCGTCAAAGTGCTGGTGCTGCTCCTCGTCGCCGAGGTCGGCATTCTGGTCGTGATCGCCTTCGCCGTGCTGGCTCGCACCGGCCCGGCGGAGCTCAGCTTCGCATCCTTCGAGCCTTCCAACGTGTTCACCCCCGGTATGGCCGCCGCGGCTCTGGTGTGGTTCGGTGCGTACTTCGGCATCGAGTCGACCACCATCTACCGCGCGGAAGCGAAGAACCCCGCGCGGACCATCCCGCGGGCCACGGTCATCTCACTGGTGTTCCTCGCCGTGTTCTACTGCTTCGTGGCGTGGGCCATTGCTCAAGCGTTCAGCGTCCCAGATCTGGCCGCAGCAATCGGCGAGAACCCGACGGCGCTGATCTACATCATCGGGGACTACTACCTCGGGCCGTGGGCAGGACTGACCGCCCAGGCGCTCCTCGTAACCAGCTCAATCGCCTCAGGAATCGCCTACTTCAACGCCGTCAGCCGCTACGGACACTCCATGGGCTCCGACGGCATCCTTCCCCGTCTGGCAATGCGTGTGCACCACAAGTACCGGTCGCCGTCCTTCGGCAACGTCCAAGGCCTCGTCACTGCCGCGTTCGTGCTGATCTTCGGCCTGCTCGGGTTGGACCCTTACCTACAGCTGACAGTCTGGTTCTCCAGCCCGGGAACCCTGGGACTGATCTGCCTGATGGCGTTGGCTTCCATCGCCGTCGCGGTGTTCTTCGCCCGTCCCCGTCCAGACATCACCACGGCGCGCCGCGTGCTGTTCAGCGTTATCGCCGCAATCGCCGCCGCGTTGCTGATCGGGGTCCTGGTGATGATGATCCTCAACATCGAACTGCTGACCGGAGCCGGCGGTACCCTGAACACCATCGTGGTGCTCACCCCCGCGGTGGTCTTCGTCGCCGCGTTCATCGGCAGTCTGACCCGTCGCCGATCGCGCCGATCCGTCGAGTCGGAGCCGTCGGCTCAGACGGTCGAATACGTCGAAGGAGTATGA
- a CDS encoding cytochrome P450, protein MVSHEAFTVDELVETPWIPWERVTPETNVLRTERGIEVIGYDASSALLRNTDFSTGLLELFDHSGVEDVTFRDLVESSVNYVEGAAHTRLRAAIGSFFTPARVAGMRDDVRSDIEAALDEIGDATEVELVDQLIRDVPAGVFARLLGVDPIADGGFISRISEESVRVFEMDPTLGEHVTLAWTELTNWVDDLIAIHTPGTPDSNVIDHLLAQQAAGNVTANDIRSALVTLLAASTDTTQILAALMFWSFAQNPDQWQRLRENPELASSAVTESARYRPGDAWIFRVATVDTQIDDVPVREGDHVFALIGAAHRDERVFTDPHRFDIGRSGRMPLNWGVGRHFCMGRMFAVMELEEMLLATSRRWERIEHQDPAAAATAPYLAVQQQLPLRVHRAPEPEAV, encoded by the coding sequence ATGGTTTCACACGAAGCATTCACCGTCGATGAGCTGGTCGAGACGCCCTGGATTCCGTGGGAGCGGGTGACCCCCGAGACGAATGTCCTGCGGACGGAGCGCGGGATCGAGGTGATCGGCTACGACGCGAGTTCCGCTCTCTTGCGGAACACCGACTTCAGCACCGGTCTGCTCGAGCTGTTCGATCACTCGGGTGTGGAAGACGTGACGTTCCGTGATCTCGTCGAGAGCAGCGTGAACTATGTCGAGGGCGCTGCACACACACGGCTGCGTGCAGCGATCGGCTCGTTCTTCACCCCGGCGCGGGTCGCAGGGATGCGCGACGATGTGCGATCCGACATCGAGGCGGCACTCGACGAGATCGGTGACGCAACAGAAGTCGAGCTCGTCGACCAACTGATCCGCGACGTTCCGGCGGGAGTGTTCGCTCGCCTGCTCGGCGTGGATCCGATCGCGGACGGTGGCTTCATCAGCCGGATCTCCGAAGAGTCCGTCCGAGTGTTCGAGATGGACCCCACACTTGGCGAGCATGTCACTCTCGCGTGGACCGAGCTGACGAACTGGGTCGACGACCTGATCGCGATCCACACGCCTGGCACGCCGGACAGCAACGTCATTGACCATCTGCTTGCCCAGCAGGCGGCCGGAAACGTCACCGCCAACGACATCCGCTCGGCCCTTGTCACGCTCTTGGCCGCCAGCACGGATACCACGCAGATCCTCGCGGCGCTGATGTTCTGGTCGTTCGCGCAGAATCCCGACCAGTGGCAGCGGCTGCGGGAGAACCCTGAGCTGGCGTCTTCAGCAGTGACCGAATCCGCTCGGTACCGCCCGGGCGATGCATGGATCTTCCGCGTCGCGACCGTTGATACCCAGATCGACGACGTTCCGGTGCGCGAAGGTGATCACGTCTTCGCCTTGATCGGCGCCGCGCACCGCGACGAGCGCGTCTTCACCGACCCTCACAGATTCGACATCGGCCGCTCGGGGCGGATGCCGTTGAACTGGGGAGTCGGACGCCACTTCTGCATGGGCCGGATGTTCGCGGTCATGGAACTCGAGGAGATGCTCCTCGCGACTTCGCGGCGCTGGGAGCGCATCGAGCACCAGGACCCCGCCGCAGCTGCCACCGCCCCGTACTTGGCGGTGCAACAGCAACTGCCCTTGCGTGTGCATCGCGCTCCAGAACCCGAAGCCGTCTGA
- the cydC gene encoding thiol reductant ABC exporter subunit CydC produces the protein MTARSVQISRVRATLSLAQPPIRRFLPGLIWGVLSATAAVSLLAVSGWLIVSASIVDSLVPLSIAVVGVRFFAVSRAVTRYLERLSGHDAALRQLAATRADMVRRLTPLSPAGLGTTDRGRMLAALVDDVENLQNLPLRVVQPLAVAGVVAVGAVGFIAFVSPPAAVTLAVCLLVAAAGSIGLGWVFGSRAEAVVSARRADLSAALVDYFGGLDVLLAYGAEAQARTRIAEADAALRRVVSRASLAQALAAGIVSAVAGAASAWALAAAAPGLVTGAIDGPWLAVAVLVPMVVFEVFGAVPVAAASWRSVRSSAERIVDVLPADRPAELRGDEGEDAEIAGVPGVRLRGVRADWPGGASALDGVDLDLRPGERVLVAGPSGAGKSSLAAVLVGFLRADGEYLLDGRDATAMSGPALRRTVGLCEQSPQLFDEDIRQNLLFARDTATDDELMQVLDRVGLGEWVRERGGLDARVGDRGILVSGGQAQRIALARALLRGFPVLVLDEPTAGVDPAASDALLRDLLGATGERSVLLISHVAPPEGMVDRTVRLEAGRTV, from the coding sequence ATGACCGCTCGATCCGTTCAGATATCCAGGGTGCGAGCGACGCTGAGCCTCGCCCAACCGCCGATCCGCCGGTTCCTTCCCGGTCTGATCTGGGGGGTGCTGTCGGCGACCGCTGCCGTCAGCCTCTTGGCCGTCAGCGGCTGGCTGATCGTCAGCGCCTCCATCGTCGACTCTCTCGTTCCGCTGTCCATTGCGGTTGTGGGTGTGCGATTCTTCGCGGTCTCGCGCGCGGTGACGCGGTATCTGGAACGGCTCAGCGGCCACGATGCCGCTCTGCGACAACTCGCCGCCACGCGTGCCGACATGGTGCGCCGGCTCACTCCGCTGTCGCCTGCCGGCCTCGGCACCACGGACCGGGGTCGGATGCTCGCCGCGCTCGTCGACGACGTCGAGAACCTGCAGAACCTTCCACTCCGTGTGGTGCAGCCGCTCGCCGTGGCGGGTGTGGTCGCCGTCGGCGCGGTCGGGTTCATCGCCTTCGTCTCGCCTCCGGCCGCCGTGACCCTGGCTGTCTGCCTGCTCGTCGCTGCGGCGGGCTCGATCGGTCTCGGCTGGGTCTTCGGATCCCGCGCGGAAGCGGTGGTCTCCGCCCGGCGGGCCGATCTCTCGGCCGCCCTCGTCGACTACTTCGGTGGCCTCGATGTTCTCCTGGCATACGGCGCAGAGGCGCAGGCGCGCACACGTATCGCGGAGGCGGATGCTGCGCTGCGACGAGTCGTCTCACGAGCTTCTCTCGCGCAGGCCCTTGCGGCGGGCATCGTCTCCGCGGTCGCGGGAGCCGCGTCGGCGTGGGCGCTCGCCGCCGCGGCGCCAGGCCTCGTCACCGGTGCGATCGACGGCCCCTGGCTCGCGGTCGCGGTGCTCGTGCCGATGGTGGTGTTCGAGGTCTTCGGTGCGGTGCCGGTGGCGGCGGCATCCTGGCGGAGTGTGCGGTCGAGCGCCGAACGCATCGTCGACGTGCTGCCCGCCGACAGGCCGGCCGAGCTTCGAGGCGACGAAGGCGAGGATGCCGAGATCGCAGGCGTACCCGGTGTGCGGCTGCGCGGCGTGCGGGCCGACTGGCCGGGCGGCGCCTCAGCGCTGGACGGCGTCGACCTCGATCTGCGCCCCGGCGAACGTGTGCTGGTCGCGGGTCCGAGCGGTGCCGGCAAGAGTTCGCTCGCCGCGGTGCTCGTCGGGTTCCTGAGGGCGGATGGCGAGTATCTGCTCGACGGGCGGGACGCGACCGCGATGTCCGGCCCCGCGCTTCGGCGCACCGTCGGGCTGTGCGAACAGAGCCCGCAACTGTTTGACGAGGACATCCGGCAGAACCTGCTGTTCGCACGCGACACGGCGACCGATGACGAACTCATGCAGGTGCTCGACCGGGTCGGTCTGGGGGAGTGGGTGCGTGAGCGCGGCGGGCTGGACGCGCGCGTCGGCGACCGCGGCATCCTGGTGTCGGGCGGGCAGGCGCAGCGCATCGCACTCGCCCGTGCGCTGCTGCGCGGCTTCCCCGTGCTGGTGTTGGATGAGCCGACGGCGGGCGTCGACCCTGCGGCATCCGATGCGCTGCTGCGTGATCTGCTCGGTGCGACCGGGGAGCGATCTGTGCTGCTGATCTCGCACGTCGCACCGCCGGAGGGCATGGTCGATCGCACGGTGAGGCTGGAGGCAGGGCGAACGGTCTGA
- the cydD gene encoding thiol reductant ABC exporter subunit CydD, translating into MKPVDPRLLRYAGAARGFLAASALIGMVQTAVTVAFAWLLTDAVTGALAGRDVTASPVWLLAAALLRGILIAASDAAGTRAAAKTGAQLRSALIAAVGRLGPGWLSQRNQTALAVTAGHGLEALDAYFARYIPQLVLTVIATPVLVAVMWWQDWPSGLTAVVTLPLIPLFLILIGMATRTVQKRQWQTLQQLASRFADTVQGLSTLRLFGRERRAADRIESTADDYRRETMKVLRFSFLSGFSMELLASLAVALIAVAVGFRLLAGDLSLEVGLFVLLLAPEAFLPIRQVGVQFHAAAEGVAATEDVFEVLDAAGEASSPRPLSERVGDGSSRSLNEGAGDPALVVADLRVRDLPAVTFTAAPGTITLIEGPSGAGKSSLLAALRGAVDFDGAARFADRDVRELSPAEWLAWSGQSPGLLRGTVGENVALGDPTPDADGIRAALDAACADTIGADRMLGVQGSGLSGGQAQRVAVARALYRHASAPGRVLALDEPSSALDADTERRLWQSLRERADAGATILLVSHRRSAREIADQVIGLGVRV; encoded by the coding sequence ATGAAACCCGTCGATCCGCGACTTCTGCGGTACGCCGGTGCGGCACGGGGGTTTCTCGCGGCATCCGCTCTGATCGGTATGGTGCAGACGGCAGTGACGGTGGCCTTCGCCTGGCTTCTGACGGATGCCGTGACCGGCGCCCTCGCCGGGCGGGATGTGACCGCATCCCCGGTCTGGCTGCTGGCAGCGGCGCTGCTGCGCGGCATCTTGATCGCGGCATCGGATGCGGCGGGCACGCGTGCCGCGGCGAAGACCGGCGCGCAACTGCGCTCTGCGCTGATCGCCGCCGTCGGCCGGCTCGGGCCAGGGTGGCTGTCGCAGCGGAACCAGACAGCGCTCGCGGTGACCGCAGGACACGGGCTGGAGGCGCTGGACGCGTACTTCGCACGTTATATCCCCCAACTGGTGCTCACCGTGATCGCGACGCCCGTGCTGGTCGCGGTCATGTGGTGGCAGGACTGGCCGAGCGGGCTGACCGCCGTGGTCACCCTGCCCCTCATCCCGTTGTTCCTCATCCTCATCGGCATGGCGACGCGGACCGTGCAGAAGCGCCAGTGGCAGACGCTGCAGCAGCTGGCATCACGGTTCGCCGACACCGTGCAGGGGCTCTCGACGCTGCGACTCTTCGGCCGGGAGCGGCGGGCCGCCGACCGCATCGAGTCGACCGCCGATGACTACCGCCGCGAGACGATGAAGGTGCTGCGCTTCTCGTTCCTGTCGGGTTTCTCGATGGAGCTGCTGGCCTCACTCGCGGTCGCGCTGATCGCTGTGGCCGTCGGGTTCCGGTTGCTGGCCGGTGACCTGTCGCTCGAAGTCGGGCTCTTCGTGCTGCTGCTCGCGCCCGAGGCGTTCCTGCCGATCCGCCAAGTGGGGGTGCAGTTCCACGCGGCAGCAGAGGGCGTGGCGGCGACCGAGGACGTGTTCGAGGTGCTGGATGCGGCGGGCGAGGCCTCTTCTCCCCGGCCGTTGAGCGAAAGAGTCGGCGACGGTTCGTCCCGGTCGTTGAACGAGGGAGCCGGCGACCCGGCCCTGGTCGTGGCAGACCTGCGGGTTCGCGACCTGCCTGCTGTGACGTTCACGGCCGCACCCGGAACCATCACCCTCATCGAAGGGCCGAGCGGTGCGGGTAAATCGAGTCTGCTCGCGGCGCTGCGCGGCGCCGTGGACTTCGACGGCGCCGCTCGTTTCGCCGATCGTGATGTGCGCGAGCTCTCGCCCGCGGAGTGGCTCGCCTGGTCGGGGCAATCGCCCGGCCTGCTGCGCGGCACCGTCGGCGAGAATGTGGCGCTCGGAGATCCGACGCCCGATGCCGACGGCATCCGCGCCGCGCTGGATGCCGCGTGCGCCGACACGATCGGCGCGGATCGGATGCTCGGCGTGCAGGGCAGCGGACTGTCGGGCGGCCAGGCGCAGCGGGTCGCCGTCGCGAGGGCGCTGTATCGGCACGCCTCTGCTCCCGGTCGGGTGCTCGCCCTGGACGAACCGTCGAGTGCGCTCGACGCCGACACCGAACGTCGCCTGTGGCAGTCGTTGCGGGAGCGGGCGGATGCCGGAGCGACGATCCTGCTCGTCTCGCACCGGCGGTCCGCGCGGGAGATCGCCGACCAGGTGATCGGGTTGGGGGTGCGCGTATGA